Proteins from a genomic interval of Nostoc sp. TCL240-02:
- the rpoD gene encoding RNA polymerase sigma factor RpoD, producing the protein MNQANNVLESIYQPDLEIMNQPELELEELLIDDEEDLLIIDEGDDEFLEPQSDEDDAKSGKAAKSRRRTQSKKKHYTEDSIRLYLQEIGRIRLLRADEEIELARKIADLLELERVRERLSEQLDRDPRDSEWAEAVQLPLPAFRYRLHVGRRAKDKMVQSNLRLVVSIAKKYMNRGLSFQDLIQEGSLGLIRAAEKFDHEKGYKFSTYATWWIRQAITRAIADQSRTIRLPVHLYETISRIKKTTKLLSQEMGRKPTEEEIATRMEMTIEKLRFIAKSAQLPISLETPIGKEEDSRLGDFIESDGETPEDQVSKNLLREDLEKVLDSLSPRERDVLRLRYGLDDGRMKTLEEIGQIFNVTRERIRQIEAKALRKLRHPNRNSVLKEYIR; encoded by the coding sequence ATGAACCAGGCTAACAACGTACTCGAAAGCATATATCAGCCTGACCTAGAAATAATGAATCAGCCTGAGCTCGAGTTAGAAGAACTCTTAATAGATGATGAAGAGGACTTGCTTATCATCGATGAAGGTGACGATGAATTTTTAGAGCCTCAGTCTGATGAGGACGACGCAAAGTCTGGAAAAGCCGCTAAATCGCGTCGTCGGACACAAAGCAAGAAAAAGCATTACACAGAAGATTCCATTCGGCTTTACTTGCAAGAAATTGGTAGAATTCGTCTGTTGCGGGCAGACGAAGAAATCGAATTGGCGCGGAAAATCGCCGATTTGCTGGAATTAGAGAGGGTGCGGGAAAGACTCTCAGAACAGTTGGATCGCGATCCTCGAGATAGTGAATGGGCAGAAGCAGTCCAACTGCCCTTACCAGCTTTTCGTTATCGCCTGCATGTTGGTCGCAGAGCGAAAGATAAGATGGTGCAATCTAACCTCCGTCTTGTGGTTTCAATTGCTAAGAAGTACATGAATCGTGGTTTGTCGTTCCAAGACTTAATTCAGGAAGGCAGTCTCGGTTTGATTCGTGCCGCTGAAAAGTTTGACCACGAAAAAGGCTATAAGTTCTCCACTTATGCTACATGGTGGATTCGTCAAGCAATTACCCGCGCGATCGCAGATCAATCCCGCACAATTCGTCTTCCAGTTCACCTTTACGAAACCATCTCTCGGATTAAGAAAACTACCAAGTTGCTGTCTCAAGAAATGGGTCGCAAACCCACCGAGGAAGAAATTGCCACTCGGATGGAAATGACCATTGAGAAATTGCGGTTTATAGCAAAATCTGCCCAGTTGCCTATTTCATTAGAAACGCCTATTGGTAAAGAAGAAGATTCTCGATTGGGTGATTTTATTGAATCCGATGGTGAGACACCAGAAGACCAAGTTTCCAAAAATCTTCTGCGCGAAGACCTGGAAAAAGTCCTCGACAGTCTCAGTCCCCGTGAACGCGATGTCCTTAGACTACGTTACGGCTTGGATGATGGTCGGATGAAGACCCTTGAGGAAATCGGACAGATTTTCAACGTCACCCGCGAACGGATTCGTCAAATTGAGGCGAAGGCACTCCGCAAGTTACGCCACCCAAATCGTAACAGCGTTCTCAAAGAGTATATTCGGTAG
- the gyrB gene encoding DNA topoisomerase (ATP-hydrolyzing) subunit B — MTSSYSADQIQVLEGLEAVRKRPGMYIGTTGPRGLHHLVYEVVDNSIDEALAGHCTHIEVDINADGSVTVTDDGRGIPVDTHSRTGKSALETVMTVLHAGGKFGGGGYKVSGGLHGVGISVVNALSEVVEVTVWRDKKVHLQRYERGIPVTELQTKPYKEARTGTSVTFKPDTQIFTTSIEFDYITLSGRLRELAYLNAGVKITFTDHRLELLKSDTPKVETYEYKGGIKEYIAYMNREKQPLHEEIIYVQGERNNVQVEVSLQWCTDAYTDNVLGFANNIRTVDGGTHLEGLKAVLTRTLNAIARKRNKIKENETNLSGEHVREGLTAVISVKVPDPEFEGQTKTKLGNTEVRGIVDSLVGEVLTEYLEFHPAIADSILDKAIQAFKAAEAARHARELVRRKSVLESSPLPGKLADCSSRDPSESEIFIVEGDSAGGSAKQGRDRRTQAILPLRGKILNIEKTDDAKIYKNNEVQSLITALGLGVKGDEFDSNQLRYHRIVIMTDADVDGAHIRTLLLTFFYRYQRSLIEQGFIYIACPPLFKVERGRNHEYCYSDREKNQAIAKFPANANYTIQRFKGLGEMMPQQLWDTTMNPETRKMKQVEIEDAAEADRIFTILMGDRVAPRREFIETYGSKLNFTDLDI; from the coding sequence ATGACGAGCAGTTACAGTGCCGATCAGATTCAAGTTCTGGAAGGTCTGGAAGCCGTCCGCAAACGACCAGGAATGTACATTGGTACCACCGGGCCGCGAGGACTCCACCATCTAGTTTACGAGGTGGTGGACAATTCAATCGATGAGGCTTTGGCGGGTCATTGCACTCATATAGAGGTGGATATCAACGCAGATGGTTCCGTGACTGTAACAGATGATGGTCGCGGTATTCCCGTCGATACTCACTCGCGCACCGGGAAATCGGCTTTGGAAACCGTGATGACGGTACTACATGCTGGTGGTAAGTTTGGCGGTGGTGGCTACAAAGTTTCTGGAGGATTGCACGGGGTTGGTATTTCTGTTGTTAATGCCCTATCTGAAGTTGTAGAAGTTACAGTTTGGCGAGATAAAAAGGTTCATCTCCAACGCTATGAACGCGGTATCCCAGTTACCGAACTGCAAACAAAGCCTTACAAAGAAGCGAGAACTGGAACTTCTGTCACCTTCAAGCCAGATACTCAAATCTTTACAACTAGCATTGAATTTGATTACATCACTTTATCAGGTCGCCTACGGGAATTGGCGTATCTGAATGCAGGTGTCAAAATTACCTTTACTGACCATCGTTTAGAACTACTAAAAAGCGATACACCCAAGGTAGAAACCTACGAATACAAGGGTGGGATCAAAGAGTACATTGCTTACATGAACCGTGAAAAGCAACCCCTGCATGAAGAAATTATCTATGTACAGGGCGAACGCAACAACGTACAAGTGGAAGTTTCTTTGCAATGGTGTACTGATGCTTATACGGATAATGTGTTAGGTTTTGCTAACAATATTCGTACCGTGGATGGTGGTACGCACTTAGAAGGGTTGAAGGCGGTTCTGACACGGACATTAAATGCGATCGCTCGTAAGCGCAATAAAATTAAAGAGAATGAAACTAACCTCAGTGGCGAACACGTCCGCGAAGGTTTGACTGCGGTAATTTCCGTTAAAGTTCCAGATCCAGAATTTGAAGGACAAACCAAGACCAAACTCGGTAACACTGAAGTGCGGGGGATTGTCGATTCTTTAGTAGGAGAAGTCCTCACTGAATATCTAGAATTTCATCCGGCGATCGCAGACTCAATTTTAGATAAAGCTATCCAAGCTTTCAAGGCCGCAGAAGCAGCGCGTCATGCGCGGGAATTAGTTAGACGCAAATCTGTACTGGAATCTTCGCCATTACCTGGTAAATTAGCAGATTGTAGTTCTCGTGACCCTAGCGAATCTGAGATATTCATCGTGGAAGGTGACTCAGCAGGCGGAAGTGCGAAACAAGGACGCGATCGCCGCACTCAAGCTATCTTGCCTCTACGTGGTAAAATTCTTAACATAGAAAAAACCGATGACGCTAAAATTTATAAAAATAACGAAGTTCAATCGTTAATTACAGCACTCGGTTTAGGTGTCAAAGGTGATGAATTCGATTCCAACCAACTGCGTTATCACCGTATAGTCATTATGACGGATGCTGACGTAGATGGGGCGCACATCCGTACTTTGTTGTTAACATTCTTCTATCGATATCAGCGATCGCTCATCGAACAAGGCTTTATTTATATTGCTTGTCCCCCACTGTTTAAAGTAGAACGGGGACGTAATCATGAGTACTGCTATAGTGATCGCGAAAAGAATCAAGCGATCGCCAAATTCCCTGCTAACGCCAACTATACCATCCAACGCTTCAAAGGTTTGGGTGAAATGATGCCACAACAACTCTGGGATACCACCATGAACCCAGAAACCCGCAAAATGAAGCAAGTCGAAATTGAGGACGCAGCCGAAGCCGATCGCATCTTCACAATTTTAATGGGCGATCGCGTCGCACCCAGACGAGAATTTATCGAAACTTATGGTTCTAAACTCAACTTCACCGATTTAGATATTTAA
- the miaA gene encoding tRNA (adenosine(37)-N6)-dimethylallyltransferase MiaA, with protein sequence MTKLIVICGATATGKSSLALALAMRLGSVIISADSRQVYRKFDIGTAKPTVAEQKLVPHYLIDICDPTDTMTVADYQEQTQALIASVDVTPLLLVGGTGLYIRSIVQGMKIPRVAPQIELRSQLESLGQLQLYAMLQQIDPVAAQKIHSNDSVRTLRALEVYYVTGYPISQQQGENPPNYPILQIGLDCDVEKLGNRIKQRTDQMIADGLVAEVEYLCQKYGADLSLLNTLGYQEIKQYLAGDISLDEAKELIVLHTRQFAKRQRTWFRAYPQIEWFDANDPDLLDKVWHRISEFTNCTNSS encoded by the coding sequence ATGACTAAATTAATTGTGATTTGTGGGGCGACGGCAACGGGTAAGTCGAGTTTGGCTTTGGCTTTGGCGATGCGGTTGGGTTCTGTAATTATTAGTGCCGATTCTCGTCAAGTTTACCGTAAGTTTGATATTGGGACGGCAAAACCAACTGTGGCTGAACAAAAATTAGTGCCGCACTATCTAATAGATATCTGCGATCCCACAGACACGATGACAGTAGCAGACTACCAGGAACAAACACAAGCGTTAATTGCTTCTGTTGATGTTACGCCACTTTTGCTAGTTGGTGGCACGGGTTTATATATCCGTTCCATTGTTCAAGGGATGAAAATTCCTAGAGTTGCACCACAAATTGAATTGCGATCGCAACTTGAATCTCTAGGTCAGCTTCAACTCTACGCCATGCTACAACAAATTGACCCCGTTGCAGCACAAAAAATTCATTCTAATGATTCAGTACGAACTCTAAGAGCCTTAGAAGTATATTATGTTACTGGATACCCGATTTCCCAACAACAAGGGGAGAATCCGCCGAATTATCCGATTTTGCAAATTGGTTTGGATTGCGATGTTGAAAAGTTGGGGAATCGGATTAAACAGCGTACTGACCAAATGATAGCAGATGGTTTGGTTGCGGAGGTGGAATATCTTTGTCAAAAATATGGCGCTGATTTGTCTTTGTTGAATACTTTGGGCTATCAAGAAATCAAACAATATTTAGCTGGGGATATTTCCTTAGATGAAGCGAAAGAGTTAATAGTTTTGCATACACGACAATTTGCCAAGCGACAACGCACTTGGTTTCGCGCATATCCCCAAATTGAATGGTTTGATGCGAATGATCCTGATTTATTAGATAAGGTTTGGCACAGGATAAGTGAGTTTACAAATTGCACTAATTCTTCATAA
- a CDS encoding transposase: MCQDETMVGLKTLTGKVITASGVKPTVKVIWPRDNFWIYGAIEPLTGDHFLYEYPKLNGECFQQFLDWLSVQLGSDYAILQIDQASAHTSSVISWQEFIIPLFQPPSAPELNQERKALASS; this comes from the coding sequence CTGTGCCAGGATGAAACTATGGTTGGACTCAAAACTCTTACAGGAAAAGTGATTACAGCTTCCGGAGTCAAGCCCACTGTTAAGGTGATATGGCCAAGAGATAACTTTTGGATTTATGGTGCAATTGAACCATTAACTGGAGACCACTTTCTTTATGAGTATCCGAAACTGAATGGCGAGTGTTTTCAACAGTTCTTGGACTGGCTATCTGTGCAATTAGGCTCGGATTATGCAATTTTACAGATTGATCAAGCATCGGCTCATACAAGTTCAGTGATTAGCTGGCAAGAGTTTATTATTCCTCTATTTCAACCACCATCGGCTCCTGAACTCAATCAAGAAAGAAAGGCTTTGGCAAGCTCTTAA
- a CDS encoding DUF6737 family protein, giving the protein MSEEKSISPWNYKPWWCQPWSIILTGVTLISGSWLLFKTIWLTILVSIPIVMWMGFFVLFWPQLMIRSGILESYKD; this is encoded by the coding sequence ATGTCAGAAGAAAAGTCTATAAGTCCTTGGAACTACAAACCTTGGTGGTGTCAGCCCTGGTCTATAATTCTCACAGGTGTAACACTGATTAGTGGTAGCTGGTTATTATTTAAAACCATCTGGCTAACCATTCTCGTCTCTATCCCTATAGTGATGTGGATGGGATTTTTTGTGTTGTTTTGGCCACAACTAATGATTCGCAGTGGGATTTTAGAGTCGTATAAAGACTAA
- a CDS encoding TauD/TfdA family dioxygenase, protein MTNKHIEVKQVAGFIGAEISGVDLSRPLHDDAVKEIRQALLKWKVVFFRGQNIDHAAQVAFTARFGEVTYAHPHEDEPIEGFSEILPIDRSRYERRNGLRRSSYESRWHTDVTAVVNPPAASILRAVNVPSFGGDTQWTNLVAAYEGLSAPLRILADGLKAEHRFNARLNLPSNSKIAQRIAANPLVSIHPVVRVHPETGERALYVNPGFTSHILDVSRQESDLLLELFFNQITKPAYITRFRWNNGDIAFWDNRATSHLAPQDLDHLEVERVLYRTTITGDVPVGPDGFRSQVVEGEAFSSELPTILKNRGDKLEAEPVLS, encoded by the coding sequence ATGACTAACAAACACATTGAAGTAAAACAGGTAGCTGGTTTCATTGGTGCTGAAATCAGTGGCGTAGACCTTTCACGTCCTTTGCACGATGATGCAGTTAAAGAAATTCGTCAAGCGCTATTGAAGTGGAAAGTCGTGTTCTTTCGCGGCCAGAACATCGATCATGCTGCACAGGTTGCATTCACGGCTCGTTTCGGCGAAGTGACCTACGCACACCCCCACGAAGATGAGCCGATAGAAGGTTTCTCAGAAATCCTACCAATTGACCGCAGCCGCTACGAACGGCGCAATGGTCTACGGCGTTCCAGCTACGAGAGTCGCTGGCATACCGATGTGACAGCAGTTGTCAATCCACCTGCGGCATCTATTTTGCGTGCAGTCAACGTTCCTAGTTTTGGTGGTGACACACAGTGGACTAATTTAGTCGCAGCCTACGAGGGTCTGTCAGCACCCCTGCGGATCCTAGCAGACGGATTGAAAGCTGAACATCGCTTCAATGCGCGTTTGAATCTGCCCAGCAATAGCAAGATCGCCCAGCGCATTGCTGCCAATCCACTGGTTTCAATCCACCCAGTAGTCAGGGTTCATCCTGAGACAGGCGAACGAGCATTGTACGTGAATCCTGGTTTCACCTCGCACATTCTTGACGTGTCACGACAAGAAAGCGACCTGCTGCTTGAGTTGTTCTTCAATCAGATCACTAAGCCTGCCTACATCACTCGCTTCCGATGGAACAACGGTGACATTGCCTTCTGGGACAACCGCGCCACCTCGCATTTAGCCCCACAGGATTTGGATCATCTGGAAGTTGAGCGCGTCCTCTATCGCACAACTATCACGGGTGACGTTCCAGTTGGGCCAGATGGTTTCCGATCGCAAGTGGTTGAAGGTGAAGCGTTCAGTAGCGAATTACCAACCATCTTGAAGAACAGAGGCGATAAGCTAGAAGCAGAACCAGTGCTTTCGTAA
- the ligA gene encoding NAD-dependent DNA ligase LigA — protein sequence MTQIKPEVKRTEELRQLLQQASYAYYVLDTPIMEDAVYDQLYRELQQLEIQYPELTAPDSPTQRVGERPATQFTSVRHNIPLYSLENAFNIDELQGWDQRWRRQVPKIDSVEYVTELKIDGSALALTYQDGILVRGTTRGDGVTGEDITQNVRTIRSIPLRLNFEGLEILERVEVRGEAFLPLEVFKQINEERQKAGEQLFANPRNAAAGTLRQLDSRIVAKRRLAFFGYTLHIPGRDDTSIANTQWEALELLEKMGFQVNPNHKLCASITEVAKYYEYWDTERLNLPYMTDGVVVKLNSFKLQEQLGFTQKFPRWAIALKYPAEEAPTRVENIAVNVGRTGALTPLAEMRPVQLAGTTVSRATLHNSDRIAQLDIRIGDTVIVRKAGEIIPEVVRVLKELRPTDTEPFVMPTHCPVCDQAVVRESGEAVTRCVNASCAAILKGSIEHWVSRDALDIKGLGEKLVHQLVDKVLVHSVADLYELTADKLCALERMGQKSAEKLIDAIAQSKNQPWSRVLYGLGIRHVGSVNAQLLTQKYFTVDQLATAKQSDIEGIYGIGAEIAQSVYQWFRIDANQRLIERLQAEGLQLTAPEEAKTVGDGNQKFVGKTFVVTGTLPTLKRDEAKALIQKAGGKVTDSVSKKTDYLVVGEDAGSKLEKALSLGITQLSEAQLLEMLNE from the coding sequence ATGACACAGATTAAGCCGGAAGTAAAGCGCACAGAAGAATTGCGCCAGTTATTGCAACAAGCCAGCTATGCTTATTACGTCCTAGATACTCCAATTATGGAGGATGCAGTCTATGACCAGCTATATCGCGAATTACAACAACTGGAAATTCAATATCCAGAGTTGACAGCACCCGATAGCCCGACTCAGCGCGTGGGTGAGAGACCGGCAACGCAATTTACCTCGGTGCGGCATAATATCCCCCTGTATAGTCTAGAAAATGCATTCAATATTGATGAGTTGCAAGGGTGGGATCAGCGTTGGCGGCGACAAGTACCGAAAATAGATTCGGTGGAATATGTCACTGAATTGAAAATTGATGGTTCTGCTTTGGCTCTTACCTACCAAGATGGCATTCTAGTTAGAGGGACAACTAGGGGTGATGGCGTGACAGGTGAAGATATCACCCAAAATGTACGGACAATTCGCTCAATTCCCTTGCGTTTAAATTTTGAAGGATTAGAAATTCTCGAAAGGGTGGAAGTGCGAGGCGAAGCGTTTTTGCCGTTGGAAGTATTTAAACAAATTAATGAGGAAAGGCAAAAAGCTGGGGAGCAATTATTCGCTAATCCCCGGAATGCCGCAGCTGGTACACTCAGGCAACTAGACTCCCGCATTGTCGCTAAACGGCGGTTAGCTTTCTTTGGCTATACCCTGCACATTCCTGGTAGAGATGACACCAGTATTGCTAATACCCAATGGGAAGCGTTGGAGTTGTTAGAAAAGATGGGTTTTCAAGTGAACCCAAACCATAAACTTTGTGCCTCGATCACAGAAGTCGCAAAATATTATGAATATTGGGATACGGAACGCCTAAATTTACCCTACATGACTGATGGGGTAGTAGTAAAGCTGAATTCTTTTAAACTCCAAGAACAGCTAGGGTTTACCCAGAAATTCCCTCGCTGGGCGATCGCGTTAAAGTACCCCGCCGAAGAAGCGCCCACCCGTGTGGAAAATATTGCTGTAAATGTCGGACGAACCGGGGCATTAACGCCGTTAGCCGAAATGCGCCCTGTGCAACTGGCGGGGACAACAGTTTCCCGCGCGACTTTACACAATAGCGATCGCATTGCTCAATTAGATATTCGCATTGGGGATACTGTTATTGTCCGCAAAGCTGGAGAAATCATTCCAGAAGTCGTGAGGGTACTCAAAGAACTCCGTCCTACTGACACTGAACCCTTTGTTATGCCCACCCATTGCCCTGTCTGCGATCAAGCAGTAGTGCGAGAATCAGGTGAGGCGGTGACTCGGTGCGTCAATGCTTCCTGTGCAGCGATTCTCAAAGGTTCTATTGAACATTGGGTAAGTCGTGATGCGTTGGACATTAAAGGTTTAGGCGAAAAACTGGTGCATCAACTCGTTGATAAAGTTTTAGTACATTCCGTTGCCGATTTATATGAGTTGACAGCAGATAAGTTATGTGCATTAGAAAGGATGGGGCAAAAGTCAGCAGAGAAATTGATTGATGCGATCGCTCAATCAAAAAATCAACCTTGGTCAAGGGTATTGTATGGTTTAGGCATCCGTCACGTTGGTAGTGTAAATGCTCAACTGTTGACTCAGAAATATTTCACCGTAGATCAGTTAGCGACAGCAAAGCAATCGGATATTGAAGGAATTTACGGTATCGGTGCTGAAATTGCCCAATCTGTGTACCAGTGGTTTCGGATTGATGCCAACCAAAGGTTGATAGAACGCTTACAAGCAGAAGGATTACAATTAACTGCCCCAGAAGAAGCAAAAACAGTTGGTGATGGTAATCAAAAATTCGTAGGTAAAACTTTTGTAGTTACAGGGACATTGCCAACCCTAAAGCGAGATGAGGCAAAGGCTTTGATTCAAAAAGCTGGTGGCAAAGTGACTGATTCGGTGAGTAAAAAAACAGATTATTTGGTGGTAGGAGAAGATGCAGGTTCTAAATTAGAAAAAGCGCTCTCTTTGGGAATTACACAGTTAAGCGAAGCGCAGTTGCTGGAAATGCTTAACGAATAG
- a CDS encoding transposase, with the protein MKAYSLDLRQKIVDAYACGDISQRKLAKNFGVTLSFVQNLLKRHRELGMIGPKVRTEQTATKLNAEQLEILRQLVIAQPDATLSELRERLYEKTEVLIGVATVNRMVRWKLHLNLKKKVSTSQKKVVMKSN; encoded by the coding sequence ATGAAAGCCTACTCTCTCGACTTGCGTCAAAAAATAGTTGATGCTTATGCCTGCGGTGACATTTCCCAACGAAAACTGGCTAAAAACTTTGGTGTCACCTTAAGTTTTGTGCAAAATTTACTCAAACGCCATCGAGAATTGGGGATGATAGGCCCCAAGGTGCGGACTGAGCAGACAGCAACAAAGTTGAATGCTGAACAGTTAGAAATCCTGCGCCAACTCGTCATAGCACAGCCCGATGCGACGTTAAGCGAATTGCGGGAACGACTTTACGAGAAAACAGAGGTCTTAATTGGGGTAGCTACGGTGAATCGGATGGTTCGCTGGAAACTTCACCTCAACCTCAAAAAAAAAGTCTCCACCTCACAAAAAAAGGTAGTGATGAAGTCCAACTAG
- a CDS encoding IS701 family transposase, which produces MDVELQILKHLARDAQPTVAIIDEYCAEYKDLFKEVRNYECFKYLHLGIIAPIKRKSLPEIAKVVSINSAQSLHHFIAYSDWSANKLKSRRLDKLKKALNSQAITVVIDETGDRKKGKKTDYVARQYLGSVGKIDNGIVSVNAYGVYENVTFPLSFKVFKPKGTLKSGDKYKTKIELASEIITELINEGFNIELVLADSLYGESSKFIKKLNEYELAYVVAIRSNHGVWLPANQSVRANKWCKFERTFSNKKSEIRYIREIIYGKKRAITYWEITTDPETMPDNSTSFVMTNLQGNLKKTLGDLYGLRTWVEYGFRQCKQELGWTDYRLTNFQHIERWWEIIFCVYTMISLNSPAFLALNQSLQIETEVIGTSYVNCVDFSHHQQWNHNSGWKNTLNNLRLIVQPLLLFWLIYPWLDIFPNSHLLLGFNHLICAMNQFKPFFASG; this is translated from the coding sequence ATGGATGTAGAATTACAAATCCTAAAACATTTGGCAAGAGATGCCCAGCCAACAGTTGCGATCATAGATGAATATTGTGCAGAGTATAAAGACCTGTTCAAAGAAGTAAGAAATTATGAATGCTTCAAATATTTACATTTAGGGATAATTGCACCAATAAAAAGAAAATCATTACCAGAAATAGCCAAAGTAGTAAGTATAAACTCGGCACAGTCATTACATCATTTCATAGCCTATTCAGATTGGTCAGCAAATAAATTAAAGAGCCGAAGATTAGATAAATTAAAGAAAGCATTAAATAGTCAGGCGATAACCGTAGTAATAGATGAAACTGGAGATAGGAAAAAAGGTAAAAAGACAGATTATGTTGCAAGACAATATCTAGGGAGTGTAGGAAAAATAGATAATGGAATAGTATCAGTCAATGCTTATGGAGTTTATGAAAATGTAACATTTCCATTAAGTTTCAAAGTATTTAAACCGAAAGGGACGCTCAAATCAGGAGATAAATATAAAACCAAAATAGAGTTAGCGTCAGAAATTATTACAGAATTAATAAATGAGGGGTTTAATATTGAATTAGTATTAGCCGATAGTTTATATGGTGAAAGTAGCAAATTCATCAAAAAGCTCAATGAATATGAATTAGCTTATGTTGTAGCAATTAGAAGTAATCACGGAGTCTGGCTACCAGCTAATCAGAGCGTTAGAGCTAACAAGTGGTGCAAATTTGAGAGAACATTTAGTAATAAAAAATCCGAAATCAGATATATCCGAGAAATAATTTATGGTAAAAAAAGAGCCATAACTTACTGGGAAATAACTACTGATCCAGAAACAATGCCGGATAATTCCACTTCATTTGTCATGACGAATCTTCAAGGAAATCTCAAAAAAACTTTAGGCGATTTATATGGATTAAGAACCTGGGTAGAATATGGGTTTCGACAATGTAAACAGGAACTCGGCTGGACAGATTATCGCTTGACAAATTTTCAACATATAGAGAGATGGTGGGAAATTATTTTTTGTGTTTACACAATGATTAGTCTAAATTCCCCAGCCTTTTTAGCCTTAAATCAATCTCTTCAAATTGAAACTGAGGTGATAGGTACTAGTTATGTTAATTGTGTAGATTTTTCTCATCATCAACAATGGAATCATAATTCTGGATGGAAGAATACTCTTAATAATCTTCGTTTAATTGTCCAACCTCTTTTACTATTTTGGCTGATTTATCCCTGGTTAGATATTTTTCCAAATTCTCATTTATTGCTAGGATTTAATCATTTAATTTGTGCCATGAACCAATTTAAACCCTTTTTTGCTTCTGGATGA
- a CDS encoding methyltransferase, translating into MKDIFFCPEESNFYSNCLESFVIRNCKNSESIVEFGSGDGSPVINSLLRNNFNGVIQGFELNTSALKVANSTIDEYNLTNKYIIHNSSLFNSSQPDAEYLVANPPYLPAPDDDIYIPLLFGGVDGATVTNDLLSLDYENVLVLISSFSNPINTLNLAKENGYYVQNFMVVPLQFGYYSSEPKVKKHIEELRKNKMAFYSGDYYFLAGVLFTKSENPGIDLSNQLAQVMTSL; encoded by the coding sequence ATGAAAGATATCTTTTTTTGTCCTGAAGAATCCAATTTCTACTCAAACTGTTTAGAAAGCTTTGTGATCAGAAATTGTAAAAATTCTGAATCTATTGTGGAGTTTGGTTCAGGAGATGGCAGCCCTGTAATTAATTCCTTATTGAGAAACAACTTTAATGGTGTAATCCAGGGATTTGAATTAAATACTTCTGCATTGAAGGTTGCCAATTCAACCATTGATGAATACAATCTTACAAATAAATATATAATCCATAATTCATCTTTGTTTAATTCTTCTCAACCAGATGCCGAGTATCTTGTAGCCAATCCACCCTATCTACCCGCACCAGATGATGATATTTATATACCACTTTTATTTGGGGGCGTAGATGGAGCAACAGTTACCAATGATCTTTTATCGTTAGATTATGAAAATGTCTTGGTTTTAATATCTAGCTTTTCTAATCCCATAAATACGTTGAACCTAGCAAAAGAAAATGGTTATTATGTTCAAAATTTCATGGTGGTACCTTTGCAATTCGGCTACTATAGCTCGGAGCCGAAAGTAAAAAAACACATAGAAGAACTCCGAAAAAACAAAATGGCGTTTTATTCTGGTGATTATTATTTTTTAGCTGGTGTTTTATTTACAAAATCAGAGAATCCAGGAATTGATTTATCTAATCAATTAGCTCAGGTGATGACGAGTTTGTGA